Genomic segment of Alcanivorax borkumensis SK2:
TATCTCGGGCGCTGTGCTGGAGCCGTACATTCCAGCGAAAAGCGGAAAGCTTGCTCATTGTCTTCGTGACTCAAGTATTGAGTCTGCACAGCTAGGCTCTCAAGAGAGAAGGATACCCACCCTTGCGATATTTCTTGCTGTCTTTGGCGGCCCTGTTGGCGGCTTGTGATCAAGGCCCCACTTTTACCGAAGCCGAGCCCGGTGAGCAGCTTTCTGCGGGTAAGGCCACAGTGACTAAAACAGACCAGAATGCGTTTTCGCTGCCGCTAGCGAATCTGCCACCGTCTCGGCGGCTGGATTTCAGTGTGGGCAACAGCTTTTTCCGGAACCCTTGGGTTATTGCTCCGGCCTCCACGGATGCTCGTGACGGCCTTGGCCCATTATTCAATACCAACGCTTGTCAGAACTGTCATATCAAGGATGGCCGAGGTCACCCGCCTGGCCCTGATGCCAAACAAGCGGTTTCCATGTTGGTGCGGTTGTCGGTGCCTGCTAAAGCAGAAGATGATTTGACCCAAGGTGGGTTAATGCCCGAGCCAACCTATGGCGGGCAATTTCAGGATGCGGCCATTCCCGGGGTTGAGCCGGAAGGCCGGGTGCGGGTGGATTACCGCACCCGGATTGTCACTTTTAAAGATGGCTACCAAGTTGCTCTGCGTGTGCCTCGACTGAGTTTCAGTAACTTGGCGTACGGAGACATGCATCCTGCCACGCTGTTTTCCGCGCGCATTGCCCCGCCGGTGATTGGTTTGGGGTTGCTGGAAGCCATTCCGGAAGCAGACCTGTTAGCCCATGCTGACCCGGAGGATGCGGACGGTGACGGTATCAGTGGCCGGGCAAATCGCGTTTGGGATCGCCGTAATGACACCACGGCCATGGGACGTTTTGGCTGGAAGGCAGGGCAGCCCAGCTTGCGCCAGCAAAATGCGGAAGCCTTCGCTAATGACATGGGCCTTACCAGCCATTTGGTGCCCACCGATTCCTGCTCCCCGGCCCAGCACGATTGCCTGGCCATGCCCAACGGCGGCGACGCGGAGGTGAGTGATTCCATCCTCGATAACGTCACGTTTTATACCCGCAACCTGGCCGTGCCGGCCCGCCGTAATGTAGACGATAAACAGGTGCTGGCGGGTAAAAGCCTGTTCTTCCAAGCGAATTGCCAAGGCTGCCATGTGGCCGTGTTCACCACCGGAGCCGAGGCCGCGGAGCCGGAGCTGGCCAACCAGACGATTCGTCCCTACACCGATTTGTTGCTCCATGACATGGGGCCGGGTTTAGCGGACGGTCGCCCGGAGTTTTTGGCTAATGGCCAGGAGTGGCGTACCCCGCCGCTGTGGGGTATCGGCCTCACGGAGGCAGTGAATGGCCATACTCAGTTTCTCCACGATGGCCGCGCCCGCAATCTAATGGAAGCGATTCTCTGGCACGAAGGTGAGGCGGCTCAGTCTCGGGATGCGGTGTTGGCGTTTGATGCTAGTCAGCGCGCGGCGTTGTTGGCTTTCTTGAACTCTTTATAACGACGATTAAGGTCGAGGATTCACCATGCGTGCTTTGATTATGCAGGGGGCGGTCGCGTTGTCCGTGTTGATGCTGGCAGCGTGTAGCAACCCACGGCAGGAGGTCACTGTTCAGCTGGCCACTGAGGTGTTATTGCCGGCTCACCAACAATGGCACGACAGCAATGCCGCGCTGATGGACAGTGTGGAGGCGTACTGCGCGGACCCGCAGGCCTCGGTGGAAAAGATGAAGGCCGCATTTTTTCACGCCCAATCACAGTGGTCTTACTTGCAGCCGTTGATGATCGGCCCGTTGTCGGAAGGCAATCGTAGCTGGCAGGTTCAGTTCTGGCCGGACAAACGCAACCTGGTGGTTCGCCAGACTGAAGCGTTGTTAGACGAGGCCGGCCCACTCACCGGTGAGCAGCTGGAGAAGGCCAGTGTGGTAGTGCAGGGGCTAACCGCTTTTGAATTTGTGCTGTTTGATGAATCGATAGCACTGGCTTCCAGCCGTGATCGCTATTGTCCGTTACTGAAGGGTATTGCGAACCACCAATGGGCGTTGTCTGAAGAGGTGTTGAAACTGTGGCGTGGGCCTGAGGGAATGTTGTTGCAGTTAAGCGATTTTCCCAACGAGCGCTATGCCACTGCGGATGATGGTCTGGCGGCGATTCTGCGGGTGCAGATTACCGGTGTGGACGTGCTGAAGAAAAAATTGGGTGTGCCCATGGGCCGGCTGAATAAAGGCGTGGCGCAGCCCTATCAAGCGGAAGCTTGGCGTAGCCAGCAATCTATTGAAAACCTGCAAGCGTCACTAAAAGGCGCGTGGGCGGTATGGCAGCGGGTACGTTCTCTGGTGAGCGATGAAGGCTTGGTGAGTGATATTGATCAGGCCTATGCGGATGTGAATAGCCGGATGGAGGCGTTGCCTGGGCCGCTGGTGGAATTGGTGCAGGCCCCCTCCCACAGGGATACGTTGGCGGCGCTTTATACCGCGCTGGATCAATTGGAAAATCGGCAGCAGATAGAGCTGGCTCGGGCACTGAATATCCAGATTGGTTTTAACGCCAACGACGGAGACTAGAGTCCGTTGCGCGTTAATAGTTAAAAGTTTGGTCGCAGTGGGCGGTGCAAGCTTGCGGGGAGCGTTATGCCACTAACACGACGTAAGTTGCTGGGTGCTGGTGCGGCGATGGCCGGTGTGGCCGCTCTGGGTGGCGGGTCACTGTGGACCCGTACGGCGGGCAAATCTCCCCTGCTGCTTTCCGCGCGCAACGATGATGCCGGCCAGCACTATGCCATGGGCTATTATTTGAATGGCCAGCGGGCCTTCGCGACGCCGGTGCGCGAACGCTGCCATGCGGTGGCTCGCCATCCTTTCCTGCCTGTTGCTTTGTTTGTGGGGCGCCGGCCAGCAAGGGAAAGTTATCTGTTGGATCTGCGCGATGGCTCTTTGCTGCAAACCCTGCATAGCCAGCCGTATCGCCACTTCTATGGGCATGCCGTTTTCCATGCGCAGGGCCAATGGTTGTACACCACCGAAAACGATCTCAATGAGCCCGGCCGTGGCGTGTTGGGGCGCTACCGGTTGGATCACGCTGCTTTGCAGCTAGTCCATGACGGCGAAGCGTCCACCCATGGTGTTGGCCCCCACGAACTGGCCTGGATGCCAGATGGCGAATCCCTAGCGATTGGTAACGGCGGTATCCGCACTGACGGGCTCAGCCGCCAACAAATGAACCTGGAGACCATGACCTCCAGCCTAGTAATCATGGATCGTCACGGTGCGCTAATCAGCAAGGAAATTCTCACGGATACGCAAAGCAGTATTCGTCACCTGGATGTGGCTGGCGACGGCACGGTGGTGACCGGGCAGCAATATCATGGCCCCGCCTATAACCGTGTGCCGTTGCTGGCCATCAAGCGCCCCGGTGAGGCCTATCAACCGTTTCCTGTCAGCCAGACACAGCTGGCAATGATGGATCAGTACACCGCCAGCATCGCCATTCATCGCCAGCAACGGCAAGTGGCCATGACGGCGCCACGGGGCAACCGGTTCTTTATCTGGGACCTGGATAGCGGGGAGACCTTGCTAGATACGCCGATGTCAGATTGTGCCGGTGTGGGGGCAGTGCCGGGCGGGTTTGCGGTGACCTCGGGGCAGGGCAAATGCCGTTACTTCGATAGCCGTACTGCGGATGTGCAGGGGCAGTGGCTGGCATTGCCGGGGGGCGGCTGGGATAACCATCTCTGGTTAGGTTAGGCGCCCGTGATAGCGGGCGCCAAAAACAAGCCACTGAATGTTAATCGTGCCAGCCGGATACCTTGCCGCTGCACACCCAGTCCTTGGAGCCCCGTTCGACCCCAATGGATCTGTAACTGTAGCGGCCATTGGCGTTGGATGTAGACCAACTCTTGGTTTTACCGGCCCCGATGCCGGAGGCGCCGCAATCTTCAGAGCCGTCTTTGCGTTCATTGCAGAAACGGGCGTAGATACGATTGTTGCAGGAATTGCGGTAGGTAACGATAAAATTCCCTTTGCTGTACTGGCTCCATTTGGTGTTGTGCACCACCATGCAGGGGGCGCCACCACTGTTGCGAGCATCCCAGCAGGTGTCATCGTCCAGGCTGGAGTAATAGTCTGCGGCAGCAAACTGTGAAGCCAGTAATATGGCAATGCCAATGGTCCATTTCATTATCTTCCCCTTGTTCCCTTCTTTGTTGACCTAGTTGGCTCCCCAAAAGAGCCGGCTATGTTTATTGTAGAAAGCTGCCGGGAATATGCCTCACCCATATGGGGTAAACGGGTGCATAACGTGTTGTATAAATGTCAGCCAAGGCGCTTGTAACGGGAAGAGACAGGAAGGGCCAGGAGGTGGCCACTGGGTCTAGTGGCCATGCTCGGTGGTGCATTTGCGGTGATCGCTTAACACTTCTATAACCCGGCATTCGCCAGGCCTCCCTTGTTCGCACTCGTTAATCATTCGGCCCAGTTCATCGCGCAAGGCGCTGAGTGATCGAATTCGTTGCTCGACGGTCTCAAGGTGGCGGCGGGCAATATCATCGGCACAGCCATGCTGTTCACTCATGGTGAGCAGCTCGCGAATATCTTCCAGGGTGAAGCCCAATTCGCGGCTGTGACGAATAAAGGCCAATCGTTCCCGGTGGCGCTGATGGTAGCGTCGCTGTCCCCCTTCACTGCGTGCCGGTTCCGGCATCAATCCGATTTTTTCGTAGTAGCGAATCGTCTCCACTTTGCAGCCGGCGGCGTTACTGAGCGCGCCGATAGAGAACAGGGTTGGCATGATTATTACCTCATGGGCCGATAACTGGGCTTGAACCTGTAGTTACTATAGCTTTTTAAATGGAACCTGAATCAGTGAAATCAAGGAGCCCAAGCAGGCGCTACCGGCAGCAATAGACGTTTGCCACTGCCATGTCGGGCCCAAAGAGAGTGGAGAAACAATATGGGTTGTTGTGATCACGAGATAGTGGGAAACCCGGCACCAGATTACCAACGAGTGCTATGGATCGTGTTGGCGATTAATGCGGTGATGTTTGTGGTGGAGGCGGCCTCTGGAGTGCTGGCGGATTCGCGGGCATTGCAGGCCGATGCGCTGGACTTTCTGGGCGATACCGCTACCTACGGTTTAACCTTGTGGGCGTTGGGACAGTCGGTGGCCTGGCGGGTACGCGCAGCCCGTATCAAGGGGGTGTCGTTATTGTTGATGGGCGTGATCGTGCTGGCGAACAGCATTTGGGCGCTGGTGAAGGGCAGTGCGCCGCAGGGCGAGCTGATGATGGGTGTAGCCAGTTTGGCGCTGTCGGCCAATGTGATTAGTGCGCTGTTATTGCTGCGCCACCGGCAGGGGGACGCCAATATTCGATCCGCCTGGCTGTGCTCGCGCAATGATGCGTTGGCCAACCTGACAGTGCTGATCTCCGGCACCCTAGTGGTATGGCTAGACAGCCGCTGGCCAGACCTGCTGGTGGCAGTGGCCATTGCGGGCCTGTTTACCCACAGCGCCGTGTCGATTTTGCGTCAGGCGCAGAACGAGTCCGCCGCAGAGCACGGGTGCGGTACGTCGTGAGCAAATGGTTATTATTGTTGGCGATGAGAAGGTGGGGCGGTAGGCTGCACCGAGTTGGGCAGCTTATGTTTTCTGCCTCTCCACTGTGATCAAGATGAGCTCTATGGAATTTAAACAGGAAGATCTGACTGCCCTGATTGAACGTACCATGCCCTTCGGGAAATATGCCGGCCGGGTATTGATCGATCTGCCCGAGCCATACCTGTTGTGGTTTACCAAGAAGGGTTTCCCGAAAGGTGAGCTAGGCCGGCTGATGGCACTGGCGCTGATGCTGAAAATGGACGGCACGGAAGGTTTGCTGGAACCGTTACGCAAATAGGCTGTATCACCGGGATCAAGCAGGTATCCTGAGCGCATATCCCGTTAAGGAGTCAGCTGTGCCGTTACTTGAAGTGGTTGCCAATAATGTCTGGGCCTATGCCATTCCCCATCACTTTATGGGGCTGCATGTGGGCGCTCGGATGACTGTGGTCAAATTGTCTTCGGGTGGTTTGTTGCTGCACTCCCCGGTTCCGGTGGACGATGCGTTGGCCGGGGAACTGGCGGCGTTAGGTGAAGTGGCGCATATCGTTTGCCCGAACCTTTTTCACCATGTGTTTGCCGATGAAGTGAAACAGCGTTATCCCCAGGCCGTGCTGCACGGCCCGGCAAAACTGGCGAGCAAGCGCAAGGATCTGGCACTGGATGCGGTGCTCTCGCAAACCCCGCATCCAGACTGGGGGGATGATTTCGAGTTAGTGTTTATCGAAGGATCCATGTTGCACGAGACGGTGTTCTATCATTGTTCCAGTAAAACGTTAATTGCCGCCGATCTGATTGAAAACTTCCATCAATGCGACCATGGCTTCACTCGCTGGTATTTGAAACTGGGAGGCTTGTGGAAATCACCGGGCTGGCATCCGGTTTTACGGCTGGTGTATCTGAACCGGCGCAAAGCCCGCGCCAGCGTGACCCGAATCCTCGAGTGGCCCTTTGAAAAACTCAGCCTGGCCCACGGCGAGGTCATCACTGAAAACGCCCGTAACCAGGTCCGCCATGGGATGGAGTGGTTGCTCTAGTTCAACGTTCAACGTTCAACGTTCAACGTTGAAACTTGAAAAGCGTGGCTCGGTGGCAGAGCCACATTAGAAACGGTAGTGCCGCGATTCTTTTTCCCGGGGCCACGGGGTTGTTTTGGCTGCGTGGCACAGCGCTGTTCGCGCTTTTAACTTTGAACTCGCAATTTCCTCCCTCCACATTTCTTGCAACATTTCCCGTTATATTCCTCACCATCATTACTGGTCTGTGGAATTGCCCATGCCTCGCTGGATTCGTCGTTTCCCGAAAACGGTTCTTTTCGTTGTTGTTTTAATCGTATGCCTGTTGTTCGCCGGTTGGCGCTGGGGCTTTTCGTCGGCGCCGGCCACGCAGTGGGAAACAGCCACGGTGGAGCGTGGTGATGTGGAGGAACTGGTCACCGCGCTGGGCACCCTGGAGCCGGGAGATTATGTGGATGTGGGTGCGCAGGTCTCAGGGCAGTTGACGCATTTGTATGTGGATGTAGGGGACTCGGTGGAGGAGGGGCAGCTGCTGGCTGAAATTGACGCCTCCGTGCAGCAAACGCAAGTAGATGCGGGCCTTGCTGAGCTGGAAGCGTTACGTGCTCAGTTAGAGCAGCGGCAGGCCGAGTTGAATCTGGCTGAGCTTCAATATCAGCGTCAGCAGCGTTTGCGTGACGCGAATGCTACCAGTGAAGATGCTTTTCAAAGTGCCGAGTCAAACTTGGCGATTACCGGTGCCCAGATCAAAGTATTGCAAGCACAGATTCGTCAAAAACAAGCCAGTGTGGAGGGCGATCAGGCGACCCTTGGCTATGCGAAAATTTATGCTCCACGCAGCGGCACGGTTGTGAGCTTGGATGCCCGTGAAGGCCAGACGCTTAACGCTAACCAGACTACCCCGACACTGATGCGCATTGCTGACCTGTCCGTGATGACGATTTCCACGGAAGTGTCCGAGGCAGACGTTCATCGACTAAGCGCAGGCATGCCGGTTTATTTCAACACCCTTGGCAATGAGACGGTGCGCTACGACAGTGAGCTACGGCAAGTGCTGCCTACGCCGGAAGTGGTGAATAATGTGGTCCTGTACACCGCTGAGTTCGATGTGGCTAACGATAATGGTCAGTTAATGTCGGGGATGACCGCGCAGGTTTTCTTCGTGGTTAATTCCGCCCGCGATGTGCTGAGCTTGCCGATGGCTGCCGTAAAGCGAGCGGGGCGAGGGGCGTGGAAAGTTCAGGTGCTGGATAGCAAGGGGGAACCACAGGATCAACCAGTGAAAATAGGTATCGACAATCGCGTTCGTATCGTGATTGATGAGGGGCTTGAAGAGGGCGATGTTGTGACGCTGAGCCAAGCGAGCAGCAATGTTGCGTTGAAAAAAAACAAGGATAGTCTGCCACGTCAAGGACGGTTCTAATGCCGTTGATTGAACTGTGTAACATTCGCAAGCGTTATCCTGCCGGGGATCAAGATGTAGAAGTCTTGCACGGCATTGATTTGTCCATTGAGGCGGGGGAGTTTCTTGCCATTATGGGCAGTTCCGGCTCGGGGAAGTCTACCCTGATGCATATTCTTGGCTGCCTGGATCAACCCAGTGACGGAGAATATCGCTTTTCCGGCCAACCGGTGACGGCCATGGATCATGACCAGCTGGCCTGGTTGCGTCGGGAAATGTTTGGGTTCGTATTCCAGAGTTATCACTTGATTGGCACCGCCAGTGCTTGGGAAAACGTAGCGTTACCGGCTATTTATGCAGGCGTGCCCCGAGAAGAGCGCAAACAGCGAGCGCAGCAGTTACTGACAGATCTTGGTCTTGAAGATCGCCTGGAAAATCGTCCGAGCCAACTTTCCGGGGGGCAGCAGCAGCGGGTATCTATTGCTCGGGCCTTGATGAATGGCGGCAAGGTGATTCTTGCCGACGAGCCCACCGGTGCGCTGGACAGCGCCAGTGGTGAAGCGGTAATGGATCAGCTGCGCAGCCTGGCGGAGCAAGGCCACACCGTTATTGTGATTACCCATGACGCCAAGGTGGCCGCCCATGCGGACCGGGTAGTGGAGATTCATGATGGCAACCTGATTAGCGATACGCGACATCATGATCATCTCCATGAGCGTGCCAAACCAGTGTCAGCGCCGCCAAAAGAATCCGTGATGCCGGATCCTGGTGAGGTGATGGAAGCTGTGGTGATGGCTTTGCGTTCTTTGCGTGCTAATTGGATGCGCACCCTGCTGACATTACTTGGCATTGTTATTGGCGTTGGTGCGGTAGTGGTGATGTTAGCGATTGGTGAGGGCGCAAAACAGGATGTGGTGGCACAGATCAATGAGCGTGGCACCAATCTTCTAGTCGTTCGCCCGGACCGGGGCATGCAACGAGTGGCGGATGGCGTGATTGCCACCTTGGTGCCAGCGGATGCGCAAGCGTTAGAGTCCCTTCCTAATATAAGCATCGCGGTACCGGAAATTTCTGGGAATGTGACTGCCCGGGCCAATGGTATGGATATCTCGACCAGTGTGCAGGCGGTGAGCGAAGATTTTCCATCGCTACGTGATTGGCAGCCTGTGCAGGG
This window contains:
- a CDS encoding di-heme oxidoredictase family protein codes for the protein MRYFLLSLAALLAACDQGPTFTEAEPGEQLSAGKATVTKTDQNAFSLPLANLPPSRRLDFSVGNSFFRNPWVIAPASTDARDGLGPLFNTNACQNCHIKDGRGHPPGPDAKQAVSMLVRLSVPAKAEDDLTQGGLMPEPTYGGQFQDAAIPGVEPEGRVRVDYRTRIVTFKDGYQVALRVPRLSFSNLAYGDMHPATLFSARIAPPVIGLGLLEAIPEADLLAHADPEDADGDGISGRANRVWDRRNDTTAMGRFGWKAGQPSLRQQNAEAFANDMGLTSHLVPTDSCSPAQHDCLAMPNGGDAEVSDSILDNVTFYTRNLAVPARRNVDDKQVLAGKSLFFQANCQGCHVAVFTTGAEAAEPELANQTIRPYTDLLLHDMGPGLADGRPEFLANGQEWRTPPLWGIGLTEAVNGHTQFLHDGRARNLMEAILWHEGEAAQSRDAVLAFDASQRAALLAFLNSL
- a CDS encoding imelysin family protein — encoded protein: MRALIMQGAVALSVLMLAACSNPRQEVTVQLATEVLLPAHQQWHDSNAALMDSVEAYCADPQASVEKMKAAFFHAQSQWSYLQPLMIGPLSEGNRSWQVQFWPDKRNLVVRQTEALLDEAGPLTGEQLEKASVVVQGLTAFEFVLFDESIALASSRDRYCPLLKGIANHQWALSEEVLKLWRGPEGMLLQLSDFPNERYATADDGLAAILRVQITGVDVLKKKLGVPMGRLNKGVAQPYQAEAWRSQQSIENLQASLKGAWAVWQRVRSLVSDEGLVSDIDQAYADVNSRMEALPGPLVELVQAPSHRDTLAALYTALDQLENRQQIELARALNIQIGFNANDGD
- a CDS encoding DUF1513 domain-containing protein, yielding MPLTRRKLLGAGAAMAGVAALGGGSLWTRTAGKSPLLLSARNDDAGQHYAMGYYLNGQRAFATPVRERCHAVARHPFLPVALFVGRRPARESYLLDLRDGSLLQTLHSQPYRHFYGHAVFHAQGQWLYTTENDLNEPGRGVLGRYRLDHAALQLVHDGEASTHGVGPHELAWMPDGESLAIGNGGIRTDGLSRQQMNLETMTSSLVIMDRHGALISKEILTDTQSSIRHLDVAGDGTVVTGQQYHGPAYNRVPLLAIKRPGEAYQPFPVSQTQLAMMDQYTASIAIHRQQRQVAMTAPRGNRFFIWDLDSGETLLDTPMSDCAGVGAVPGGFAVTSGQGKCRYFDSRTADVQGQWLALPGGGWDNHLWLG
- a CDS encoding MerR family transcriptional regulator, with the translated sequence MFSIGALSNAAGCKVETIRYYEKIGLMPEPARSEGGQRRYHQRHRERLAFIRHSRELGFTLEDIRELLTMSEQHGCADDIARRHLETVEQRIRSLSALRDELGRMINECEQGRPGECRVIEVLSDHRKCTTEHGH
- a CDS encoding cation transporter; amino-acid sequence: MGCCDHEIVGNPAPDYQRVLWIVLAINAVMFVVEAASGVLADSRALQADALDFLGDTATYGLTLWALGQSVAWRVRAARIKGVSLLLMGVIVLANSIWALVKGSAPQGELMMGVASLALSANVISALLLLRHRQGDANIRSAWLCSRNDALANLTVLISGTLVVWLDSRWPDLLVAVAIAGLFTHSAVSILRQAQNESAAEHGCGTS
- a CDS encoding DUF3820 family protein, whose product is MEFKQEDLTALIERTMPFGKYAGRVLIDLPEPYLLWFTKKGFPKGELGRLMALALMLKMDGTEGLLEPLRK
- a CDS encoding DUF4336 domain-containing protein, whose product is MPLLEVVANNVWAYAIPHHFMGLHVGARMTVVKLSSGGLLLHSPVPVDDALAGELAALGEVAHIVCPNLFHHVFADEVKQRYPQAVLHGPAKLASKRKDLALDAVLSQTPHPDWGDDFELVFIEGSMLHETVFYHCSSKTLIAADLIENFHQCDHGFTRWYLKLGGLWKSPGWHPVLRLVYLNRRKARASVTRILEWPFEKLSLAHGEVITENARNQVRHGMEWLL
- a CDS encoding efflux RND transporter periplasmic adaptor subunit, giving the protein MPRWIRRFPKTVLFVVVLIVCLLFAGWRWGFSSAPATQWETATVERGDVEELVTALGTLEPGDYVDVGAQVSGQLTHLYVDVGDSVEEGQLLAEIDASVQQTQVDAGLAELEALRAQLEQRQAELNLAELQYQRQQRLRDANATSEDAFQSAESNLAITGAQIKVLQAQIRQKQASVEGDQATLGYAKIYAPRSGTVVSLDAREGQTLNANQTTPTLMRIADLSVMTISTEVSEADVHRLSAGMPVYFNTLGNETVRYDSELRQVLPTPEVVNNVVLYTAEFDVANDNGQLMSGMTAQVFFVVNSARDVLSLPMAAVKRAGRGAWKVQVLDSKGEPQDQPVKIGIDNRVRIVIDEGLEEGDVVTLSQASSNVALKKNKDSLPRQGRF
- a CDS encoding MacB family efflux pump subunit, which gives rise to MPLIELCNIRKRYPAGDQDVEVLHGIDLSIEAGEFLAIMGSSGSGKSTLMHILGCLDQPSDGEYRFSGQPVTAMDHDQLAWLRREMFGFVFQSYHLIGTASAWENVALPAIYAGVPREERKQRAQQLLTDLGLEDRLENRPSQLSGGQQQRVSIARALMNGGKVILADEPTGALDSASGEAVMDQLRSLAEQGHTVIVITHDAKVAAHADRVVEIHDGNLISDTRHHDHLHERAKPVSAPPKESVMPDPGEVMEAVVMALRSLRANWMRTLLTLLGIVIGVGAVVVMLAIGEGAKQDVVAQINERGTNLLVVRPDRGMQRVADGVIATLVPADAQALESLPNISIAVPEISGNVTARANGMDISTSVQAVSEDFPSLRDWQPVQGIFFGEEDLKSYSPVAVIGQTVKENLFPEGDPLGQFLLLDSIPFQVIGVMSAQGASDRGEDQDDVVIVPLSTGTLRLFGQNYLNSITVAVDDVTQIDATEAAAVALLTQRHGKQDVRVFNMASLLEMVSETQNTLTALLGSIAAISLLVGGIGVMNIMLVSVTERIHEIGIRMATGARQRNILQQFLTESVVVSALGGIVGVVIGVLVGWLLMLFGMAIVFSVPVMVVSFVCAAGIGLLFGFAPALKAARLNPVEALSND